The following proteins are encoded in a genomic region of Streptomyces gobiensis:
- a CDS encoding ester cyclase, producing MTFVQMIDCKTSRVDEMNRLMDRWIQATQGKRTATHAIVGRDRSDSTHVVEIVEFPSYAEAMHNSQLPETDRIFQELVALCDELPTFTDLDVVRDEQLNKETARRVFGLISLGTLDALHELIADDYQKHDPASRTDPIGLEESKDELRGYIEAFHPQFTIEDQVADGDLVTTRWTVHGRHTGEFLGVEPTDNSVTVTGHTTHRFQDSKIVEAWLNWDQFGLFAQLGILEQ from the coding sequence ATGACATTCGTGCAAATGATCGACTGCAAGACCAGCAGAGTCGACGAGATGAACCGACTCATGGACCGGTGGATTCAGGCGACTCAGGGAAAGCGGACGGCGACTCATGCGATCGTCGGCCGGGACCGCTCCGACTCCACGCATGTCGTCGAGATCGTGGAGTTCCCCTCCTATGCGGAGGCGATGCACAACTCGCAGCTGCCGGAGACCGACCGGATCTTCCAGGAGCTGGTGGCACTCTGCGATGAGCTGCCGACGTTCACCGATCTCGATGTGGTCCGGGACGAACAGCTGAACAAGGAGACGGCGCGCCGGGTCTTCGGTTTGATCAGCCTGGGCACTCTGGACGCGCTCCACGAGCTGATCGCCGACGACTACCAGAAGCACGACCCCGCCAGCCGTACGGACCCCATCGGACTGGAGGAGTCCAAGGACGAGCTCAGGGGCTATATCGAGGCCTTCCATCCCCAGTTCACCATTGAGGACCAGGTGGCCGATGGCGACCTGGTGACCACCCGGTGGACGGTCCACGGACGGCACACCGGAGAGTTCCTGGGCGTAGAGCCCACTGATAACTCCGTGACGGTCACCGGCCACACCACCCACCGGTTCCAGGACAGCAAGATTGTGGAGGCGTGGCTCAACTGGGACCAGTTCGGGCTGTTCGCCCAGCTCGGCATCCTCGAGCAGTAG
- a CDS encoding SDR family NAD(P)-dependent oxidoreductase has protein sequence MTTALITGATAGIGAAFARRLARDGHDVVLVARDTKRLSDQATELHDRHGVEASVLTADLATEEGIGAVEKRLGDGKHPVDLLVNNAGFGLKGRYLEVPMADELMMLKVHCEAVLRLTSAGVEQMRERGRGGVVNVASVAAFVPRGTYGASKSWVVQFTQGAAQDLAGSGVRLMALCPGFVRTEFHERAGMGVSEVPGWMWLDADKLVDAALKDLARGKTLSIPDPRYKAMMGASKLIPRGMLGKLSSGSGRKYGPK, from the coding sequence ATGACGACTGCACTGATTACGGGAGCGACAGCCGGGATCGGCGCCGCCTTCGCGCGGCGACTGGCCCGGGACGGACACGATGTGGTGCTGGTAGCCCGGGACACGAAACGGCTGAGCGACCAGGCCACCGAGCTGCACGACCGGCATGGCGTCGAGGCGTCCGTGCTGACCGCCGACCTCGCCACGGAGGAGGGCATCGGAGCAGTCGAGAAGCGGCTGGGAGATGGTAAGCACCCGGTTGATCTGCTGGTGAACAACGCCGGTTTCGGGCTCAAGGGCCGCTATCTGGAAGTGCCGATGGCGGACGAGCTGATGATGCTGAAGGTGCACTGCGAGGCGGTGCTGCGGCTGACCTCGGCCGGGGTGGAGCAGATGCGGGAGCGGGGCCGCGGCGGGGTGGTGAACGTCGCCTCGGTGGCGGCCTTCGTCCCGCGTGGGACGTATGGCGCCAGCAAGTCATGGGTCGTGCAGTTCACCCAGGGGGCCGCGCAGGACCTCGCGGGTTCGGGGGTGCGGCTGATGGCGCTGTGCCCGGGCTTCGTACGGACCGAGTTCCACGAGCGCGCGGGGATGGGCGTGAGCGAGGTGCCGGGATGGATGTGGCTGGACGCGGACAAACTGGTCGACGCGGCGCTGAAGGACCTGGCCCGGGGCAAGACGCTGTCCATTCCGGATCCGCGCTACAAGGCGATGATGGGCGCAAGCAAGCTGATCCCGCGGGGGATGCTGGGGAAGCTGTCGTCCGGCTCGGGGCGTAAGTACGGCCCGAAGTAA
- a CDS encoding MOSC domain-containing protein gives MRLLSVNLGIPHSADYTAADAGVTGIDKRPADGPVAITAPGPRGTGGSGLAGDVVGDLRHHGGDDQAVYAFAREDLDKWEKELGRELPHGVFGENLTTSGLDVNSALIGERWRIGADVVLEVSSARIPCRTFAGWLGERGWVKRFTQWGRPGAYLRVIEPGEVRAGDSIELLYRPEHEVSVSFLFRAYTTEPELLPRILAAGDALDPEARQKALKRIG, from the coding sequence ATGCGTCTCCTTTCAGTGAATCTTGGCATCCCGCACTCCGCCGACTACACGGCCGCCGACGCCGGGGTCACCGGCATCGACAAACGACCGGCCGACGGTCCGGTGGCCATCACCGCGCCCGGGCCGAGGGGCACCGGCGGCAGCGGGCTGGCCGGGGACGTGGTGGGTGATCTGCGCCATCACGGAGGCGATGACCAGGCCGTGTACGCCTTCGCCCGGGAGGATCTCGACAAGTGGGAGAAGGAGCTCGGGCGTGAACTGCCCCATGGGGTCTTCGGCGAGAACCTCACTACCTCCGGGCTGGATGTCAACAGCGCGCTGATCGGGGAGCGTTGGCGGATCGGCGCGGATGTGGTGCTGGAGGTCTCCTCGGCCCGTATCCCCTGCCGGACCTTCGCGGGCTGGCTCGGGGAGCGTGGCTGGGTGAAGCGTTTCACCCAGTGGGGCAGGCCCGGGGCGTATCTACGGGTGATCGAGCCGGGCGAGGTGAGGGCTGGCGACTCCATCGAGCTCCTGTACCGCCCCGAGCACGAGGTGAGCGTTTCTTTCCTGTTCCGTGCGTACACCACCGAGCCGGAGCTGCTGCCGCGCATTCTGGCCGCTGGCGACGCGCTGGACCCGGAGGCGCGGCAGAAGGCGCTCAAGCGCATCGGGTAG
- a CDS encoding LysR family transcriptional regulator, which translates to MIEARHLRVLRAVASTGSFSAAARELGCTQPAVSQQMKSLEQSAGTPLLIRAGRETRLTEAGEALIRHAAGILAGLTAAEEEVAAIAGLRAGRVRLVSFPSGSSTLVPAAVAAMRAEHPGTRVSLVEAEPPRSVEMLRAGDCEIALAFRYPGGGPADPEWDDLVVRPLLTDRLVGLVPEGHRFAAAERVGIGELAEEPWIAGCPRCRRHLVEVCEAAGFTPRIDFATDDYPAVVGLVGAGLGVAVLPELAVESVRAKGARTVRVVPEVRREVVALTLPDLARVPAVGAMLGRLGAAGAGRGTSS; encoded by the coding sequence ATGATCGAAGCCCGCCATCTGAGGGTGCTGCGCGCCGTGGCATCGACGGGATCCTTCTCCGCCGCCGCCCGGGAGCTGGGCTGCACCCAGCCCGCCGTCAGCCAGCAGATGAAGTCCCTGGAGCAGTCAGCAGGCACTCCGCTGCTCATCCGTGCGGGCCGGGAGACGCGGCTGACCGAGGCGGGTGAGGCGCTGATCCGGCACGCCGCCGGAATCCTGGCCGGGCTGACCGCCGCCGAGGAGGAGGTGGCGGCCATCGCGGGACTCCGTGCCGGCCGGGTGCGCCTGGTCTCCTTTCCCAGCGGCAGCTCCACCCTGGTGCCCGCCGCGGTCGCCGCCATGCGTGCCGAGCATCCCGGCACCCGGGTCTCCCTGGTGGAGGCCGAGCCACCGCGTTCGGTGGAGATGCTGCGCGCGGGCGACTGCGAAATCGCGCTCGCGTTCCGCTATCCGGGTGGGGGCCCCGCCGACCCCGAGTGGGACGACCTGGTCGTACGCCCGCTGCTCACCGACCGTCTCGTCGGGCTGGTTCCGGAGGGGCACCGTTTTGCCGCGGCCGAGCGCGTTGGCATCGGGGAGCTGGCCGAGGAGCCCTGGATCGCGGGGTGTCCGCGCTGCCGTCGCCATCTGGTCGAGGTGTGCGAGGCGGCTGGCTTCACACCCCGGATCGACTTCGCCACCGATGACTATCCGGCCGTGGTCGGTCTGGTCGGTGCGGGGCTGGGCGTGGCGGTGCTGCCTGAGCTGGCGGTGGAGTCCGTACGGGCCAAGGGGGCCCGTACGGTGCGGGTCGTGCCGGAGGTGCGGCGGGAGGTGGTCGCGCTGACGTTGCCGGATCTTGCGCGGGTTCCGGCGGTCGGCGCGATGCTGGGGCGGCTGGGGGCTGCGGGGGCGGGGCGGGGTACGTCTTCCTGA
- a CDS encoding WhiB family transcriptional regulator: MADFSRLPGPNADLWDWQLLAACRGVDSSLFFHPEGERGAARSAREASAKEVCMRCPVRAECAAHALAVREPYGVWGGLTEDEREELMGRARNRLVTTPSRPPVEVP, encoded by the coding sequence ATGGCAGATTTCTCCCGCCTTCCGGGCCCCAACGCCGACCTATGGGACTGGCAACTCCTCGCCGCCTGCCGTGGGGTCGACAGCTCGCTCTTCTTCCACCCTGAGGGGGAGCGCGGGGCGGCTCGCAGCGCGCGTGAGGCATCCGCGAAAGAGGTCTGCATGCGCTGCCCGGTCCGTGCCGAGTGCGCGGCCCACGCCCTCGCCGTGCGGGAACCGTACGGCGTCTGGGGCGGGTTGACCGAGGACGAACGCGAGGAGCTGATGGGCCGGGCCCGCAACCGCCTGGTAACGACCCCAAGCCGCCCACCGGTGGAAGTCCCCTAG
- a CDS encoding response regulator transcription factor, whose amino-acid sequence MTSVLVCDDSPLAREALRRAVATVPGVERVTTAANGEEVLRRWGADRSDLILMDVRMPGLGGVETVRRLLSADPGARIIMLTVAEDLDGVALAVAAGARGYLHKDASRAELRATVTQALADPTWRLAPRRLRSAEMGAAPTLTAREIQVLEGMSHGRSNAEIGRELFLSEDTVKTHARRLFKKLGASDRAHAVALGFRWGLVR is encoded by the coding sequence ATGACTTCCGTCCTCGTTTGCGACGACTCCCCGCTTGCCCGAGAGGCGCTGCGCCGTGCGGTAGCGACCGTGCCCGGCGTTGAGCGCGTGACGACGGCGGCCAACGGCGAGGAAGTCCTCCGCCGCTGGGGCGCCGACCGTTCAGACCTCATCCTGATGGATGTCCGGATGCCCGGTCTGGGCGGAGTGGAAACCGTGCGGCGGCTGCTGTCTGCGGACCCGGGCGCCCGTATCATCATGCTGACCGTGGCGGAGGACCTCGACGGGGTGGCGCTGGCCGTCGCCGCCGGTGCCCGCGGCTATCTGCACAAGGACGCCTCGCGCGCCGAGCTGCGGGCCACCGTGACCCAGGCGCTGGCCGACCCGACCTGGCGGCTCGCTCCCCGGCGGCTGCGCTCCGCCGAGATGGGCGCCGCCCCGACGCTGACCGCTCGTGAGATCCAGGTGCTGGAGGGCATGAGCCACGGTCGGTCGAACGCCGAGATCGGCCGGGAGCTCTTCCTGTCCGAGGACACGGTGAAGACACACGCCCGCCGGCTCTTCAAGAAGCTCGGCGCCTCGGACCGGGCACACGCCGTCGCGCTGGGATTCCGCTGGGGTCTGGTCCGCTAG
- a CDS encoding sigma-70 family RNA polymerase sigma factor, producing MREDETTAISAIGALVHRAVEGDEQATHDLLAHVHPLALRYCRTRLSRLPGDARHFVDDLAQEVCLAVLCALPRYRDTGKPFEAFVVAIAQHKVADLQRAAMRHPGSTAVPSDEMPEQPDNSLGPEERALLSSDTEWAKKLLANLPEHQRELILLRVAVGLTAEETGQMLGMSPGAVRVAQHRALSRLRALAEQ from the coding sequence ATGCGCGAAGACGAGACCACTGCCATCTCGGCTATCGGCGCACTCGTCCACCGGGCGGTTGAAGGGGACGAGCAGGCCACCCACGATCTGCTCGCGCATGTGCACCCGCTCGCACTGCGGTACTGCCGTACGCGGCTGAGCCGACTGCCGGGTGATGCCCGTCACTTTGTGGACGACCTCGCGCAGGAGGTCTGTCTGGCGGTGCTGTGCGCACTGCCGCGCTACCGCGACACCGGCAAGCCCTTCGAGGCCTTCGTTGTCGCCATCGCCCAGCACAAGGTCGCCGATCTGCAGCGGGCCGCGATGCGGCATCCCGGCTCCACCGCGGTGCCCTCCGATGAGATGCCGGAGCAGCCCGACAACTCCCTCGGCCCGGAGGAGCGCGCGCTCCTCAGCAGCGATACGGAGTGGGCCAAGAAGCTGCTCGCCAATCTCCCGGAGCACCAGCGGGAGCTGATCCTGCTGCGGGTCGCCGTGGGCCTCACGGCCGAGGAGACCGGCCAGATGCTGGGCATGTCCCCAGGCGCGGTGCGGGTGGCACAGCACCGGGCGCTGAGCCGACTGCGGGCACTGGCCGAGCAGTAG